One window of Hypanus sabinus isolate sHypSab1 chromosome 10, sHypSab1.hap1, whole genome shotgun sequence genomic DNA carries:
- the ntpcr gene encoding cancer-related nucleoside-triphosphatase — protein sequence MARHVFLTGPPGIGKTTLIHKTIDVLKSSGVPIDGFYTEEVRRNGRRIGFDVVTVSGKRGTLSRTRDDTGTLSSGRREYRVGQYVVDISSFECLALPLLTKVNGKDDNEKMVYVIDEIGKMELFSQSFIQGVRQILDGTGATILGTIPVPKGKPLGLVEEIRSRRDVKIFNITNDNRNSIVKEIIATVQDCRKLNGD from the exons GTATTGGTAAAACAACCTTAATTCACAAAACCATAGATGTCTTGAAATCTTCTGGGGTTCCAATTGATGGATTTTATACTGAAGaagtcaggagaaatggaagaagaatTGGATTTGATGTTGTTACTGTATCTGGTAAGCGAGGAACTTTGTCCAGAACTAG GGATGATACAGGTACTTTGAGCAGTGGAAGACGTGAGTACAGAGTTGGTCAATATGTAGTAGATATTTCGTCTTTTGAGTGCCTGGCTCTCCCACTTCTCACAAAA GTTAATGGCAAAGATGACAACGAGAAAATGGTGTATGTTATAGATGAGATAGGGAAAATGGAGCTCTTTAGTCAATCCTTTATCCAGGGTGTACGTCAAATCCTAGATGGAACAGGTGCCACTATACTCGGAACTATTCCTGTCCCTAAGGGAAAACCTTTGGGACTTGTGGAAGAAATCAGAAGCAGAAGGGATGTTAAAATATTCAAT ATTACGAACGATAATAGGAACAGTATTGTTAAAGAGATTATTGCAACGGTGCAAGACTGCAGAAAGTTGAATGGAGACTGA